A region of the Vigna unguiculata cultivar IT97K-499-35 chromosome 9, ASM411807v1, whole genome shotgun sequence genome:
TAATGTAACCTGAGGATGCCTAAATAGAGGCTAACTGTTATGAATAAGAAAGCGCCAAATGAGTAAGGAGAAGTTGACAGAATAATAAAAAAGGTGGAAGTAGTAATaaagaaatggaaaatgaaGGTGGTGAGGAAATTTCAAAGAGGAGAAAATGGTCAAAGAAAGAGTATAGATATGAAAACAAATCGCATCTCAAGAGTCATAGTAGTTAGACCCTCACACCCACCAACTATACAAAACCCCACTTTCCTGGAAGTACCCTTTCCCTCTACATTCTACATTCTACATCTTCCGTTGCTGCATGCACCTTTTCACTCTCTCACTATATAAACATAACCGACCCAACAACAACACCCCCTCATTTCTCCCTCTGCAACATGGAAGCTATCAACACAacctcctccaccaccacctctTCTTCCTCCGACTCTTCCTCTTCCGACTCCAACCACAACAACCCCCACAGAATCAAAGGCCCGTGGAGCGCCGAGGAGGATCGGATCCTCACCCGCCTCGTCGACCGCTACGGACCCCGCAACTGGTCCCTCATCAGCCGCTACATTAAGGGTAGGTCTGGCAAGTCCTGCCGCCTGCGCTGGTGCAACCAGCTCAGCCCCACCGTCGAGCACCGCCCCTTCTCCCCCCAGGAGGACGAGACCATCATCGCCGCCCACGCCCAGTACGGAAACAGGTGGGCCACCATTGCCCGTTTGCTGCCGGGCCGAACCGATAACGCCGTTAAGAACCACTGGAACTCCACGCTCAAGCGCAGAGCCAAGGCTTTTCTTGACACTAATGTTAGTAAGGCCAACAACGAGGGAGCCACTTCTTCTACTCCCTCTCGCTCCTTCCAGGATGACCCGTTGACCGCGTTGACCCTCGCTCCCCCGGTATCTCTGGCGCCCCCGTGGCCGAGGACACCGTGCTGGATCACCGGGTATCGCCGGAGAGTGCGCCGGCGGGGTTTTGGGATATGATGAGAGATGTGATCGCCAGGGAAGTGAGGGAATATGTGTCTTCCAATTTCTCTGATAACCCCAACTTTCATTAAATGAATCATAATTGTTTTTGTCTCTTTCTCTTTCGAGTATATTATTGAGCAATTTCATTTTACGGATCAGGGAATTAAATTTAAACCCTTCTGCCTTCTGGCTTCAGCTGTTAACTTAACACCAGTTTTCTCTTCCGCTTTAAAGTACTTttttttagttgcatttgtttttGGTAGAGGAACTGAAGAGGGAGGAATGAACTACAGAGTccaaataaaaacaagaaaaagtacatatgataatatacatatatatattaacgTTGTGTTAACGACATAtctttttttgtgtttgatAATTGATATACATTTAGTCTCATTCACACTGGTACACAGATGTTTTAGGGAATTCCACTTCACGGGGGAGATAACtcataaatgataaatgaaagGCAAATGCGTGTATTATCccagaataaaatataaaaggagcAGAATCTGGATTTGTCGTTATCGATACACGCTTTCTATTTTCATAACTTGTAATTCTTCTTGTTCCTATTCGAATTAATGAAAAGGCTCGTCTTTTACTAACATTCTGAACGCAAGCTACTCATGGCATTGTGCTGCTGTCATTTACGAGTTTGTTACACAcaattcaaaatagaaaaaatagaaaatcggGAGAATCAGATTATATATCCTACTTCCTATTTCCCCAAACCAAATATCCTACTTCCTATTTTTAGATACATACCTATAACTCACAATGCCATTTAATTCGTAAcatataaagtaaataaaagtattaaatatttgaaatcaatacTTTAAACTCATCACTATCCTTATTAAGAAACTGATTCAAGTTTCAATGACTTAATCGCGATTGAAATACTATTCAATAcgatttcataattttttttggtttgGGTACAAGTTTTTCTATTTCCGAATTTGATTTCGGTGATTTTGTTCGATCTTTATTCTATACATGTAAAATAAAGACAAACACACTTGATGCAccgaaaataataataataaaaaacagatGTTAATGAACTAAGTACGTGACTTTTTCCACTGAATTTGCTCCCAAATTTTTATACGTCTTCATTTATGTTTTGTGTGCCGTTtccataattttatagtttttcatAGATTTTAAGTTATAATGAACAGTGAGTTCTTggcttttgaaaataaaaaaaagaaaacaaaatactcAGATGAGTAATAAGCTTATGAATATTTTACTACCCCTTCACTTCATATTTGCGCATGATTTAAcgtattaaatttgaaataaaaataatactacacTTTTGGTCTTATTTAATTGTtgattataacatttttttaatgaaaaacatttttcaacTGAATGTCCCAGATTTTCAAAATGCAGATATGTCAataggtaacaaatttttttttttttaattatcaaagtCACCTTTTTTGGGCGCCACCTGGCAGAGAGCCCAGGTAACCCTTTGTAAGAAAAAGATGCAATTTTGAAGATGAGTAAATGATAAAGACACaccaaaagaaaaagatgaaattttgagatgAGTAAATGATAAACACAGACTAATGgttcattagtaaccaattttaatgattaaaagttgttagttactataattattaatttaaagtcaagtttataaagtaaaaaaattattggttactaaaacagttactattatgaataaaaaattataattggttactgaattggtttttaagatTAGATATcatagttttggctaccaaagaaaactggttactaaaatttagctacctaagttttggctaccaaaataacttagttactaaattgctctctaattaattagtgacaaatttagtaaccaattataattttttatttatattagtgactattttagtaactaataaattctaattttgtaaattggtatctaaattggtcactatagtgactaacaacttttagtcactaaaattggttactaataaaacattttcttgtagtgacatCAGAGAGAAAACGACAACTACATTACAATTTGAGTGTCGTTTTAATTAGGGAGGAATAAAAAGACCCTATCTTTTGGCGTTTTGGTTTAGAAAAAATGTACAAAGAcactacaaatataaaataaataggttgagaaaacaaaaataactaatattaaactaaatatttaattatttggtaaaataaaaataaataaggaatAACATAGTGTTATTATACTGTCCAGGACGAGTTGGGCAGGGACTCAAGAATTGCGGCAACATGTTTAAAATGTGATGCATCATCCAAATTGGATTTGAAGGTACAAAGGCcgtataaaaaatgtaatttgtaCGGTGTATTATACAATTGAaagtaaatgaaaaagaaaaaaaaatctaaaatcatATCTTAATTTAAGTTATCAtacttttcttcaattttttttaagtacaatagtttttgtctctcttgtattcaaaatgtaacccaacttttcatattttaaaacagcactacaaaaaattatttcattataatgataaaaaaattatatatgtgactatagaaaaaatattttagatatgattcaatgaataatatctgcaaatatttttgtgatataAATTCAATGAATAAGGAGTTTTTTATTGTCATGAATGTTATGATCGTaagaaaaatagataaagttgaaaaaaaaaaacgtttaaAACGCAGCAGACTATGGTAATAGGGCGAGTGGTTTAACTTCCAGCTCAAGACTCCTTCAACTCCCTCACACTCACACATGGTTTAATATCCATATCATATCACATGCTCTGCACTCCTATTTTATTATCATCCATAAAACgttaatttacaatatatagaatattcagttttttattccttttgtgGGACTTCCATTAATTCAGATGTCACCAACTTCCCTCACTTATCTAATATATGATATTCCAAAACTAGGTAGAATGATGAACCTAATTATGATGAGTTGCTTTGTGAGCAATACGTAAATCACGAATCTACCATCAAATCTTAATCTTCTTCATAACGCGTAAATCTCATCATGAAATCAAGCGTTCCGCTGCTTTCAAGGAGGGATACTTATCGCGTCTTTCACTGCCTAACtataactttctttttctttaaccTTATATAACCtacattttacaaattaattccACTTAAAATAGGGTTGGATAAATTAAAGCAATGCATGCTGGAATGTAACATGTGTCACAAATAAACGTCACTCACAATTTTGCTTctcttttaagtattttaaaatatttatataatatattttctaggATTTAGGGTATAGCTTtcataattgttttattttgactATAAAAAAGGCTGCTAAAGTTTAATATTGTTTGACATTTTATTCATGTACTGGTATGGGACTATATTCGTTCGATCCATTAAAGATTCAATATTTGTATTGAATATTAAATTCATAAGTTTAAGTAAAATGTTGCTATCAATTGTGTATATTTACGTGAAATGGACTTGGCCAAGAATGTGTTTGTGGCATTGTTAGGACTAgaattgaataatataaatatatatagaattGTGCGACAATCGAAggtcaatattttatttttcacctCTGTGTTTTATACGATGTtctgaaagaaaatataaaaagtaagtatattattttatacaagattgaaaatgttattttttagtataaacATGAAAACGTTGATTAAACATCAGAAAAAGTAGAATTAGAAGAATATTTATTTGGGCCTATGTTGTTTGCTAAAAGAGGGTAAGACCAAACAAAAAAGAATGGGCCGAAGGAAACTATCACGGGCTTTCAACGTATAGCCCTGAAGACAGATGATGCTTACCAAATGCAGTTTTATTTCATTAAGAAAAGAAGACAGAACACAAGATGAGATGTGAAATGATAGAAGAAAGAGAAACATAAAGTGAAATGGAAATTATTGAATTTGGGCTAAGAAGGGGTAGAGCGTGTTGATGGAACAGCGATGAACTTGGTGAGACCAGCGAGACAGTCATAAGAGTTGCCTTCTGCAGAGGCAAAGTAATATGGCTTCGACTCGTTTAATGCAACCTTAAACCCTTCGTCATCGCCTTCACTTGCGTTCCCCAACACCTTTGCTCCTCGGAATTCGCACGTTATGTAGCTCCACAAGTTCGGGAGCAAGTACACGCTCTGCGTAACCGTCGAATTTCCTGGTGGGGGATACTTGAACACTTCACCGCCCAAAAAATTCAACTCATCAATCAATCCATAACATAACTATATTTAAAGCAGAAATAATATGGTTAACTGAGAAATTAAATGCACacaaattggatttttaatttttgacttACCCAGTGTGTCGTTTATGTGGAAGGGGCTGTTTTGAATGGCCCATTGCGTGTAGTTAGTGCCTGCACGCCAACCTTGGGAGTCTCCGACCAAAATGGTTCTGGGCTTTGTCCCCTCTGCCATGGTCGAAAGAACAAGGAAGAGAAATACACCTTGTGCCAACATTCTAATGCTGCTGAAATCCATGTTCTTCTCTGTGTCTGATGTGATTCGGTGGTACTAACTAACCTATGCTTTTATATAACATCATTCCACCTTAATCAACCGGTGTTGGGTTCCGATTTCAATTGAATTCTGGTAGTTACGCACTCGACAATTGTGACTTGAAATGTTTGTTCCAGAGAATGTACAGGGCATTGAAAATGTTGGAATCTCCTGCATTTTCATACTTCGAATTCGAGGTCCACGTACCACATAATTGACTCTGCTcacttattgttatttttttattgattgttAAAGTTAAAAAGATCTCAATTATTCAGAAAACATACCTGAAAACGTGTTATATTACTGGTGTTAGGTAAAAAGAGTAGCATAAAAATCAGCATCAAGAAGAAACTGGTGTGGAAATAGATTTTGGTAACATTGTGAGGTGAAGGGGTATCTAGAAGAGTGTACTTTGATCGGTAGTTCGGCAAAATTGCACAAACTACAAAAGCAGTCTTTTCACTCCCTCTGTCTTggactttttgttttcttttgacaCTTTTATTTCGAATGGGTTGTTAACAGTTGATCAGTTACAACCTCAAAGTCAAACAACATCTCCATTTTGTCTTACAaggatattttattacttttttttattattattattttacaaatattattttaattttttcacaccattcataatcatattttttccaATTCTTGCATATTTATTAACTTGTTAAATATGTAACAAAGTATTAACGAGTAACTAAActactttcttttatcactaatttctaaaaaatattaatttgttgtcgatataagaataaaatgtgTATGTTTTTAAAAGTGATGGTAAATTATGCAGAAAAGAAGACTTGGATAGCAGCAATCTATAACGAAAAATAACATGTTTGTTTCCTTGTTTTTTATGGTATTATAAGCAGAAGTATCCATTTTAtctatatcattatataaaaaaaatcctctcatatttttttatcattttatcatttaaataactatttataaattaaaataatcacattattaattttatcttatatatata
Encoded here:
- the LOC114164526 gene encoding uncharacterized protein LOC114164526; this encodes MDFSSIRMLAQGVFLFLVLSTMAEGTKPRTILVGDSQGWRAGTNYTQWAIQNSPFHINDTLVFKYPPPGNSTVTQSVYLLPNLWSYITCEFRGAKVLGNASEGDDEGFKVALNESKPYYFASAEGNSYDCLAGLTKFIAVPSTRSTPS